The following nucleotide sequence is from Dehalococcoidia bacterium.
CGCAAGATCGTCCTCAAGTCCGAGCGTGCGCGTCAACGTTGCGGCCACGGCCTGCACGTCGGCCTCGCAGGGCTGGTGGCCGCCGGCAACGCCGCGCACGGTCAAAACGAGGCTGCCAGCTTCGCCGGGGCGCAGCTCGGCCAGCAACAGGCCGTCAGGCAGCGCGAACAGCCGTCGATAGCAGCCGAGATCCGCGCGATCGACCAGCTCGCCGGCGCGGCGATTAAAGTAGGTGAGGGCGTGATCGAAGGCATAGGGCTGGCGCGGCGACAGGCGCAGCGGGCGGGCAGCACATCCCATGCATTCACTGTAGCCGAGAGCGCCGCCGGCCCGCGATCGGATTGGAGTGCGCCATGGCTCAACCGGCCTTCCGCTCCGCACGCACGTCATCGGCCGTGCTGCAAAGGTCCGTTCCCGTGTCGGGAGGGAACAGCCACGCCCGAACGAGGCAGGGATAGGCGAGCCGGCGCCGACCAGGAGGCCCAACGGTGCTCACGGCAGAACAGGCCGCCTTCCTTCTCGCCCATCGGGTCGCCCACCTGGCGACCGCGGATGCCGCGGGCCGGCCGCACGTCGTACCCGTCTGCTTCGCGCTGCACGAGGGCCTCGTCTACACGCCGCTCGATCGCAAGCCGAAACGCGTGCCGGTCGAGCGCCTGCGCCGCGTGCGCGACCTGGAGGGGAATCCCGCCGTCTGCCTGACGGTGGACGACTACGACGAAGACTGGCGCCGCCTGCACTGGCTGCAGCTGCGCGGCCGCGCCCGCATTGTGCCGCCGGGCGAGGAGCAACGGGCGGCGATCGCCGCATTGCGCGCACGCTACGCGCAGTACCGCGAGATGTCGCTGGAGGAGTTGCCGGTGATCCGCGTTCAGCCGGAGCGCGTGCTAGACTGGCACTGGCCGGCGATAGAAGATTGACACGCCGGCCGGCGTTGCCGCGGAGTTACGCATGATTCGGCCGTCCAGCGCCGATGCCGGCTACGGACCGGCGGATGCGCCTCCAGCAACGAAACCCTCCTGGCGCTATCGGCAACCACGCTCCCTTGCGCCCGGACGGGCAACAGTGTGCGCTGGGCGAAGGAGCGCCGGTGATTTTCACGGCCACGACTGCTGCGTAAGAAACGGCGACGATGCTGCGCTTTCGCATCGAAGGCAGTTCCGCGGCGTGCGAACAGACCGTTGCCCGCGACGAGGCGTCGCTGGGCCGCGCCCCCGGCAACGACGTGGTGCTGCCCGACGAGAGCGTGTCGCGTCAGCACGCGCGCGTGCTGACGCGCGCCGGCGCGCTCTACCTCGAAGACCTGGGCGGCGCCAACGGCACGCGGCTGAACGGCCGCCTGCTGCGCAGCGAGTCGGCGCCGCTGAGCGCGGGCGAAGAATTCACCGTCGGCACGTATCGTATCCGCGTGTTCGCGATCGGCCGGCCTCTGGTGGAGACCGCGGCCGCCGGCGGCAATGGCCAGCCGTCCCCGCCGTCACCCGCGCCGGACACCCTGCGCCAGACCGCCGCTGCCGGCACGGCAGGAACGGCCGGGCACGCCGATCCGCTGGACCGGCCTGAGCTGCTGATCGAAGCGGATGGGCGCAGCTTCAGCTACGTCATGCAGCGCGACGAGGCGACCGTCGGCCGCGCCTCTGGCAACGACATCTCGCTTTCGGCGCCCACGCTTTCCGCCAGCCACGCGATCATCTGCCGCCAGGACGACGGCTGGGCGCTGATCGATCTGCGCAGCCGCAACGGCAGCTTCGTCAACGGCCGCCAGGTCGAGTCGGCGGCGCTGCGCGACGGCGACCGCATCGTGCTTGGCAGCGACGTGGCGCTGACCTTCCGCCTGAAACCGCCGGCGCTGGGCGTCTCGTCGGGCGGGCGGACGGGCGGTCACGGCATCCTGCCGCATGGCCCGGGCGCGGTGCGCATCGCCATCGGCCGCTCGCCGCAGAACCAGCTCGTGCTCGACTCGCCGCAGGTTTCGCGCCAACACGCGCTCCTGGAGCGGCCGGCCGAGGGCGCGCCATGGACGATTACCGACCTGGGCAGCATGAACCGGACCTACGTCAACGGCGAGGCGGTGACCCAGCGCCGGCTCGCCGAAGGCGACGTGGTGCGCATCGGCCCCGTGCGGCTCACGCTGCGCCGGGGCGAGATCGAGCACTACGACGAGACCGCCGGCATGCTGCTGGAGGCGTTCGGCCTCAGCAAGCAGGTGAGCAGGGGCAAGACGATCCTGAACGAGATCACGCTCGTCGTGCAGCCGCACGAGTTCGTCGGCATCGTCGGCGTCTCCGGCGCGGGCAAGTCGACGCTGCTCGGCGCGCTCAGCGGCCTGCGCCCGGCGACCAGCGGCCAGGTGCTGCTCAACGGCTTCTCGCTCTACGAGCACTTCGACGCACTGCGCCAGCAGATCGGCTACGTGCCGCAGGACGACATCATTCACCGGGAGCTGACGGTAGAGCGGGCGTTGGGCTACGCCGCCGAGCTGCGCATGCCGGCGGACACCACCCCGGCCGAGCGCCACGCCCGCGTGTCGGAGGTGATCGCGGAGCTGGGGTTGGAGCAGCAGAAGCACACGGTCGTCGCCAGCCTCAGCGGCGGGCAGCGCAAGCGCGTCAGCATCGGCGTGGAGCTGCTGACGCAGCCGCCGCTCTTCTTTCTGGACGAGCCGACGTCCGGCCTCGACCCGGCGACCGAGACGCGCATGATGACCCTCCTGCGGCAGCTCGCCGACCAGGGCCGCACGATCCTGCTGATCACGCACGCCACGGTGAACATCGCGCAGTGCGACCGTGTGGTCTTCCTCGCGCGCGGTGGGCGGCTCGCCTTCTTCGGGGCGCCCGACATGGCGCTGCAGTATTTCGGGGTGCGTCGCTTCGACGAGATCTACGACCTGATCGAGAACACGCGCTCGCCGGAGGAGTGGGCGCAGCGCTTCCGCGGCGCGCCGCTTTACCAGTCGGAGATCGCCGGCCGCATCGTCAACCAGCCGGGCGCCGCGGCCGCCACGCCGGCGCAGCCGCGGCCGGTCACGGCGGGGCCGGGCCAGCACGGCACACGCAACGAAGCCTGGCGGCAGTTCGGCATCCTCACGCGGCGCTACGCCGAGATCGTGCTGCGCGACCGCAAGAACCTCGCCATCCTGCTCTTGCAGGCGCCGATCATCGCCATCCTGCTCTGGGCGCTCTTCCCGCAGCCGAACTTGTTCCAGCGGCCCAGCGGCTACACGATCGGCCGGCTCGGCTCCCAGCCCGCCGCCTTCACCGGCAACTGCGACCGCCTGCATCCGGCGCCGTCCAACACCTGCGTTGTGGACAGCGGCGACGGTAACTGGAAGGCGAACAAGGCGGTGCAGCTTGCCTTTATCCTCGCGGCCACGGCCGTGTGGCTCGGCACGCTGAACGCCGTGCGCGAAATTTCCAAAGAGGACGCGATCTACCGGCGCGAGCGGCTGGTCAACCTGCGCGTCTTTCCCTACATCGCCTCCAAGTTCGCCGTGCTGCTTGCCCTGGTGATCGTGCAGGCGTCGCTGCTGCTCGGCGTGGTCGCGATCAAGGTCGATCTGCCCGGCGGCGGCGCCGACGCGGCAATGTGGATCTGTCTCGTGCTCGGCGGTTCGGCCGCCGTGGCGCTGGCGCTGGCCGTCTCCGCCGCCGTCTCGAATCCGGATCGGGCGGTCTTTGCGGCGCCGCTGATCATGCTGCCCCAGGTCTTCTTCGCCGGCATCTTCGTGCCCGTGAGCCAGCTCGGCCTGGCGAGGCCGCTGGCGGCGCTGGTCGCCAGCCGTTGGACGTTCGAAGCGCTGGCCCGCGTCTCGAACCTCTTCTCCACCGCGACGACCCTGAGGAGTAAGTTCCAGTTTCGGGACGCCGCCGACGGCAGCGCGATCGCGCGGCTGCTGATCCTGCTCTGCTTCGTGGCCGTGTTCGGGGCGCTGGCCGTGGGCCTGCAGCGGCTGAAGGACCGGCGATGACGATCTGCCACGCGATCACTATCATGGACGGACCATGCTCGAACTGTTGATCGAACGCGACGGAGACGCCCGCCGGGAGGCATCGGACAAGGACGATCTCACCATCGGCCGCTCCAGCGACAACGACCTGGTGCTGGCCGATGCCAGTGTCTCGCGCCACCACGCGCGCATCGTGCGCCGCGCCGCCTCGGTCTTTGTCGAAGACCTGGGCGGCGCCAACGGCACCACGCTCAACGGCCGCGTGCTGCGCAGCGAGACCGCCGAAGTCGGGCCCAGCGACCGCATCGGCATCGGCTCGTTCCAGGTCACGCTGCACGCGCCGCCCGAGCCGGTCCGCCCCGCCGCGGCCGCGGACTTCCGCCCGGTGCTGTATGTGCACACGCCCAACCGCCAGTTCAGCGTGCGCATGCAGCGCGACGAGGTGACGATCGGCCGCGGCAACAGCAACGACATCCCGATCGACCTGCCCACCGTCTCAGTACACCATGCCGTGGTGCGCCGGCGCGGCGAACGCTGGGAACTGGTCGATCTGCACAGCCGCAACGGCACCTCGATCAACGGCCGCCCGATCGAAGAGGCGCTGCTCAACGACGGCGAGGCTTTCCAGCTCTCCGGCGCGGTCACGATCACCTTCGCGCTGCGTCCGGACGATCCGCCCACGCTCGTGCCCTCGCCTGCAGGCTCGCCGGACCCCGACGGCATTACGCAGGCGATTCACCGGCAAGGCGGCGCCGAGGCGCCGGCTGCGGCTGGTGTGTTCGGCGCCACCGCCGCGATCGAGCCGGCCCGCGACGGCAGCGCGCCGCCGCTCGCGCCCGCGCCGCTGCCGGCCGGCGGCGATACGCGGCCGCGCGTGGTGCCGCACGCGCCGGGCGCGGCGCGCATCAGCGTCGGGCGCGTCAGCAGCAACGACCTGGTGCTTGCCTCGCCGCAGGTCTCGCGCGAGCATGCTGTGATCGTCCGCGCCGCCGCCGATGCGCCCTGGGTGATTACCGATCTCAAGAGCACGAACCGCACCTACGTCAACGGCGAGGCGATCGCCGAGCGCCAGTTGCGCGAGGGCGACGTGATCCGCATCGGGCCGTACCGGCTGACGGTGCGCCAGGGCGAGATCGAGCACTTCGACGAAACGACCGGCATCCTGCTGGAGGCGCGGAACCTGCGCAAGCTTGTCGGCAAGGGTACGGCGATCCTGCAGGACGTGACGCTGGTCGTGCAGCCGCACGAGTTCGTGGCCGTGGTCGGCGTCTCCGGCGCGGGCAAATCGACGCTGCTCGGCGCGCTCAGCGGCCTGCGCCCGGCGACCAGTGGCCAGGTCCTGCTCAACGGCTTCTCGCTCTACGACCATTTCGACTCGCTGCGGGCGCAGATCGGCTACGTGCCGCAGGACGACATCATCCACAAAGAGCTGAGCGTCGAGCGGGCGCTGGACTACGCGGCGCAACTGCGCATGCCGGAAGACGTGACGCCGGCCGAACGCGCCGCCCGCCTCGGCGAGGTGATCGAGGAGCTCGGCCTGCAACGCCAGCGCGAGACGCCGATCAGCGCCCTCAGCGGCGGCCAGCGCAAGCGGGTCAGCATCGGCGTGGAGCTGCTGACGCAGCCGCCGCTCTTCTTTCTGGACGAGCCGACGTCCGGCCTCGATCCGGGCACGGAAACGCGCATGATGGCGCTGCTTCGCCAGCTCGCCGACCAGGGGCGCACAGTGCTGCTGATCACGCACGCAACGCGTAACGTCTCGCTCTGCGACAAGGCGCTCTTCCTCGCCCGCGGCGGGCGTATCGCCTACTTTGGCCCGCCGCGCGCCGCGCTGGACTACTTCGGCGTCTCCGAGTTCGAAGACATCTACGACCTGATCGAGAACACTCGCTCGCCCGAAGAATGGGAGCAGTCGTACCAGGCGTCGCCCTTCTTCCAGCACGAGATCCAGGCGCGGCTGGAGCACCCGCAGGGCGTCGC
It contains:
- a CDS encoding TIGR03668 family PPOX class F420-dependent oxidoreductase; this translates as MLTAEQAAFLLAHRVAHLATADAAGRPHVVPVCFALHEGLVYTPLDRKPKRVPVERLRRVRDLEGNPAVCLTVDDYDEDWRRLHWLQLRGRARIVPPGEEQRAAIAALRARYAQYREMSLEELPVIRVQPERVLDWHWPAIED
- a CDS encoding FHA domain-containing protein; translated protein: MLRFRIEGSSAACEQTVARDEASLGRAPGNDVVLPDESVSRQHARVLTRAGALYLEDLGGANGTRLNGRLLRSESAPLSAGEEFTVGTYRIRVFAIGRPLVETAAAGGNGQPSPPSPAPDTLRQTAAAGTAGTAGHADPLDRPELLIEADGRSFSYVMQRDEATVGRASGNDISLSAPTLSASHAIICRQDDGWALIDLRSRNGSFVNGRQVESAALRDGDRIVLGSDVALTFRLKPPALGVSSGGRTGGHGILPHGPGAVRIAIGRSPQNQLVLDSPQVSRQHALLERPAEGAPWTITDLGSMNRTYVNGEAVTQRRLAEGDVVRIGPVRLTLRRGEIEHYDETAGMLLEAFGLSKQVSRGKTILNEITLVVQPHEFVGIVGVSGAGKSTLLGALSGLRPATSGQVLLNGFSLYEHFDALRQQIGYVPQDDIIHRELTVERALGYAAELRMPADTTPAERHARVSEVIAELGLEQQKHTVVASLSGGQRKRVSIGVELLTQPPLFFLDEPTSGLDPATETRMMTLLRQLADQGRTILLITHATVNIAQCDRVVFLARGGRLAFFGAPDMALQYFGVRRFDEIYDLIENTRSPEEWAQRFRGAPLYQSEIAGRIVNQPGAAAATPAQPRPVTAGPGQHGTRNEAWRQFGILTRRYAEIVLRDRKNLAILLLQAPIIAILLWALFPQPNLFQRPSGYTIGRLGSQPAAFTGNCDRLHPAPSNTCVVDSGDGNWKANKAVQLAFILAATAVWLGTLNAVREISKEDAIYRRERLVNLRVFPYIASKFAVLLALVIVQASLLLGVVAIKVDLPGGGADAAMWICLVLGGSAAVALALAVSAAVSNPDRAVFAAPLIMLPQVFFAGIFVPVSQLGLARPLAALVASRWTFEALARVSNLFSTATTLRSKFQFRDAADGSAIARLLILLCFVAVFGALAVGLQRLKDRR
- a CDS encoding FHA domain-containing protein; its protein translation is MLELLIERDGDARREASDKDDLTIGRSSDNDLVLADASVSRHHARIVRRAASVFVEDLGGANGTTLNGRVLRSETAEVGPSDRIGIGSFQVTLHAPPEPVRPAAAADFRPVLYVHTPNRQFSVRMQRDEVTIGRGNSNDIPIDLPTVSVHHAVVRRRGERWELVDLHSRNGTSINGRPIEEALLNDGEAFQLSGAVTITFALRPDDPPTLVPSPAGSPDPDGITQAIHRQGGAEAPAAAGVFGATAAIEPARDGSAPPLAPAPLPAGGDTRPRVVPHAPGAARISVGRVSSNDLVLASPQVSREHAVIVRAAADAPWVITDLKSTNRTYVNGEAIAERQLREGDVIRIGPYRLTVRQGEIEHFDETTGILLEARNLRKLVGKGTAILQDVTLVVQPHEFVAVVGVSGAGKSTLLGALSGLRPATSGQVLLNGFSLYDHFDSLRAQIGYVPQDDIIHKELSVERALDYAAQLRMPEDVTPAERAARLGEVIEELGLQRQRETPISALSGGQRKRVSIGVELLTQPPLFFLDEPTSGLDPGTETRMMALLRQLADQGRTVLLITHATRNVSLCDKALFLARGGRIAYFGPPRAALDYFGVSEFEDIYDLIENTRSPEEWEQSYQASPFFQHEIQARLEHPQGVAAGLAPAQPRPQAAGPGKHRPQPVAWRQFQILTRRYANIVLNDRKNLAILLLQAPIFALFLLLLFKPAVFTRPSGVLVFAKESGVVRPVTPDPRTGAITGIAKGATLVAVTGEDCNEQAIATLGLSGKCDLASGNGNTNAGKATQLALILAAMIVWLGTFNAIREICREDAIYRRERVVNLRVFPYIASKFAVLFALIVIQATLLLGLTALRIHIPGGMGGLSGAWLSLALGGAGSVAVALAVSAAVSNPDRAVFAAPLIMLPQILFSGLLQPVKDLGPAQPLAALVTTRWTYEALGRVLDVVKLAIIPEQFPQTAAIDGSAIGRWLILLGFVVVFGAIATSLQRLKDRR